The DNA sequence CACCTACGCTTGAATATGACACATCTCTTTTAAGTGATTATATCTCTTTGCTTCCGAGGGGATATAAGCATGTTTTTGAGTTCAGAAATGTTGAGTTTTTTAACGATACAATTTTTCTTATTTTGAAGGAAAATAATATCGCTTTATGTATCTCTCACATGCGCGAAATTTTTACGCCTCCCGTTTCCACTGCGAATTTCGTTTACTTTAGATTTCACGGTCCTGAGGAAAGATACCGATCAGCTTACGACGATGAACAAATAGAAAGTTTTGCGAGATTGATATGGAACTTTTTAGTGGAAGATAAAGAAGTTTTTGTTTATTTTAATAACGATTTCAACGCTTATGCGGTTGAGAACGCTCTAAATTTAAAAAGGAAAATCTCAAAATTTATCAATTCAAAACAAATTGAGGGAAAAAATGAGAGCAATTAAAGCATTACTACTGATCCTGATCCCTGCTATGACGATGTTTTCTCAAATAACGGTTGATAATTTCCTCACAGATGATGCGAAGAAAGCTATGAATTATATTACTGAAGATTATATCAGAGCGAATGTTCAATTTTTATCACATGACTTGCTTGAAGGAAGAGGCACAGGTTCAAGGGGCGAACTTCTCGCGGCGACATATATCGCGACACAGTTTAAACTTATGGGGCTTGAACCAGGCGGAGATAAAGGTTCATATTTTCAAATGGTCCCACTTTCTGGGATAACTACTTATCCAGACAAAGAAATGGTTGTAAAGGGAAAAGGTAGGACAATAAGGTTCAAGTATTATGATGATTTTATAGCCGTTTCAGGTGTTAAGAAAGATTTTGTGTCAATAAAAGATGCGAGTATTGTATTTGTGGGTTATGGGATAGTTGCTCCTGAACAAAATTGGGATGATTATAAAGGTGTTGATGTTTCGGGAAAGATATTGCTTATGTTAAATGATGATCCACCCGCGACTCCGGAAGAACCAAATCTTTTCGGTGGCAAAGCAAGAACTTATTATGGTAGATGGACTTACAAATATGAAATTGCCGCTAAAAAAGGAGCTCTTGGAGCGATAATAATTCATACCACCCCATCTGCTGGTTATGGCTGGAATGTCGTGCAAACTTCATGGTCTGGTGAAGAATTTGAACTCGCAAATGATACTGAACCAAGGATCTTGCTTAAAGGTTGGCTTACTGAAGATGCAACCAAAAAATTACTTGCACTTGCAGGGCAAAATCTGGATGAACTTGTGAAAATGGCGCAAACAAGGCAGTTTAAACCTGTTGATCTTGGTTTAAAACTCTCGCTGAACATGAAGGTTAAGGTTAGGGAAATCATTTCACAAAATGTTATTGGTGTTCTGCGTGGCGGAGATGAGAAATTGAAAGATGAATACATAATCATCACATCGCATCATGACCATCTCGGAATTGGTAAACCAGTTAATGGTGATTCAATTTACAATGGAGCGCTTGACAATGCTTCGGGTGTTTCTGCTTTGCTTTCAATTGCTAAAGCGTTTTCGGAGTTGAAAGTTAAACCGCGCAGATCTATTATGTTCGTTGCAGTAACTGCCGAGGAAGCAGGACTTCTTGGTTCAAAATATTTCGCCCAAAATCCACCAGTTCCGCCAGTTAAAATGGTGGCTAACTTGAATGTAGATGGAATTAACATTTGGGGTAAAACGAAAGATGTTATTTTAATTGGGATGGAAAAGAGCACGATTGGTGAAATAGTAAGTGAAATAGCAAGTAAATATCAAGGTAGATATGTAAAGCCAGATCAATTCCCAGAGCTCGGTATGTTTTATAGATCGGATCAGTTTAATTTCGCTAAAATAGGAGTTCCAGCCATATATTTTGATAATGGAGTTGAATACATTAACAAGCCGGAAGATTATGGCAGAAAGGTTGTTGAAGAATATATTGCAAAACATTATCATCAGCCAAGCGACGAATACAATGATTCATGGGTTTTAGATGGAGCAGTTGAAGATGCGAAACTTGTTTTTCTTACAGCTTATTATCTTGCAAATGCGGATAAGAAGCCGGAATGGAAACCAGATAGCGAGTTTAGGTTGATAAGAGAACAAATGATGAGATGAAGGTCTTGGGGGCGCTTTATAGCGTCCCCTTTTTGTCATAAAAAGGTTTAAAGTAAAAGTGAAAAATTACATAGAGTATATCGCTTTTAAATTTTTCGTTTTTCTTGCTCGTCTTTTACCTTTGCGAGTTTTGCAACGATTGGGGAGATCGTTTGGAATCTTTGCATATTATTTTCTTCCATATAGAAAGAAAGTTGCTTTTGAAAACTTAAAAAACTCCTTTCCAGACAAGAGCGAAAGCGAGATCCGACGAATTTTAAAAATGGCATATGTGAATTTTTTCATAACTCTTTTTGAGTTTGTAAGCTTCCAAAAATTAAAGCCAGAAGATCTCAAAGATTTGGTTAGAATGGAAAACTTTAATTATGTCACTGAGGCATTAAGTGAAGGGCGTGGTTTGATTTTAATGTCTGGACATTTTGGAAATTGGGAGTTAAGCGCTATCGTTTTGGGTATTGAAATTAACAAACCACTAAACATAATAGTTAAAACACAAAGGAACAAGCTCGTTGATAATGAAATAAACAAATGGAGATGTAAGTTTGGAAATAGAGTTATACCAATGGAAAAAGCCTACAGAGAATCATTAAGAGTTTTATCAACCGGTGGGGTGGTTGCACTCCTTGCGGATCAAAGCGCACCTAAGGAAGGGCTTTTTGTAAACTTTTTAGGTAGACCTGCTTCAACATTTGCAGGTCCAGCGGTTATGTCCTTGCGAACTGGCGCTCCGATTGTGATGGGTTTTTCAATAAGAGAGAAAAATTTTAAATATCGTTTCGTCTTTGAAAAAGTTGATTTTAAACCGTCCGAAGATGAAAATGAAAACATAATTAAATTAACTCAACTTCACACAACAATTTTAGAAAAATATGTGCGTCAATATCCAGATCATTGGCTTTGGTTTCATAGACGATGGAAACATAGCCCACCACAAAGTTTTCAATCCGAATGAATATAGATATTAAAAACTGGAAAAAGATCCTGATAATTCAAACTGCATTTATCGGTGATGTGGTGCTTGCGCTTCCACTTTTGCAAGTTTTGCGTAGGAAATTGCCTAATGCTGAAATTGATTTCATGCTTATACCTAAAACTGCTGAACTTTTAAAAAATCATCCAGATGTCAATGAAGTAATAGTTTTTGACAAGAAAAATAAAGATAGGGGATTGAGCGGAATCTTTAAATTGGCTAAAAAGGTAGCTTTAAAAAGATATGATGTTGTGTTCATATTACAAAGACATTTTAGAAGCGCTTTGATTCCTTTTTTAGCGAAGATTAAAATTCGCGTCGGATTTAACAAAAGTGCCTTTAAATTTCTTTATACTCACATAGTCAAATATGAGAAGATCCACGAGATTGAAAGAAACCTTTCATTGCTCAAACCGTTTGGCATAGAAACAAGCAGGAAAGAGCTTCCGAATCTTTATCCATCTGATGATGAAAAACTTTATGTTGATCAACTTCTTTCTGGAGTTAACTCAAAAATCATCAGTATTGCGCCAGGTTCTGTGTGGGAGACAAAAAGATGGTTGAAAGAAAAATTTGCAGAGCTTGCGAAACTTCTTTCGGATGATGGATTTGTAATTGCTCTCGTTGGAGGTGTTGAGGATTTCAAACTATGTGAGGAAATAAAAACTATGAGCGATGCGAAGAATGTTATAAATTTTTGTGGGAAGCTAAGTTTGCTTCAGACAGCTGAACTAATTCGTCGTTCTGTGCTCCTTGTTTCAAATGATTCTGCACCAATGCACATTGCAGTTGCAATGCGAACGCCGGTGGTTGCTATATTTGGCTCAACTGTGCCTGAATTTGGATTTTATCCATATGGTGAAAAAGATAGAGTTGTGCAAGTTGAAAATCTATATTGTAGACCTTGTGGAACTCACGGGAGAAAAAAATGTCCTGAAGGACATTTCAAGTGTATGAAGTTAATTGATTCAGAGAGAGTTTATCTTGAGGTCAAGAGTTTAATCCAAGAAATTGAATAATTTTTTCTGTTGCTCCAAGGTTTGAGGAAACAAGCTCAAATGATCTTTTGCCAGATTCAGTTCTAAGTTTTTCGTCCGAAAGTAATTTTCTTAGAGTTTTATAAAATTCTTTTTTGTCTTTTACGATGAAGCCACCTCCAATTTTTGCGAGATTTTGCGCCTCTGGCGAGTTGTTTATCTTCGGACCGTATATCACTGGAATCCCATAAGTGGCAGGTTCAAGCACATTGTGGATCCCCTGCTTAAAGCTCCCTCCAACATATGCAACATCAGCATAAGCGTAAAGCGACATAAGATAACCAACAGCATCAACTATTATAACTTTTTGATCAGTGTAATTTTCAATCGCAGAAAACCTAATAAAAGAAATTTTGTCTGCAAGTTCTTCTTCTATTTTTCTAATGTTTTCTTCGGTAGGTTCGTGTGGAACTATAATTGTTAAAAGTTTTGGCTCATATTTCTGAATTTTTACGATCGTCGGTATTATGATTTTTTCGTCATCTTCCCAACTGCTTCCGACGACAAAAATTTTCTTCTTCTCGTCATTTTTTGTCTTTGTTACATTGCTTGGAAGAGATGCTTTTTTCTTGGATTCTTTACTTCTGATGAAAACCTGATCATATCTTGTGTCGCCAGTTGAAAATATCTTCGGTTTCTTTAGTTTTAATTTTGAAATGTTTTTTTCGTCGTTCTTTGAGATCAAAAAGATATAATCGCATAACTCATAGAATGTGCTATAGAAAAATCGTTGTGGAAACGATGTCTTTTTCTCATTAACAATTGCGTTTGCTATGCATATCGTGAAATTGTTTTTTCGTGCCATATGGATATGGTTTGGCCAGATGTCGTACTTCATTAGAAAAAGATAAGTTTTATGAGATTTTATTAGGTTTGTGAATTTTTTAGCGTTGAAGATTGAGTCAAAAGGGATGTAAGAGATCACATCTGCAAGTGGATAGTTTTTTGAATGTTCATATCCGGATGGAGAAAAGAAGGTTACGATTATATTTGGGTTAATTTTTTCTCTAATTTTTGCTATCAATGGTTTAGCCTGTTCAAATTCACCAAGTGATGAGGAATGAAACCAAAATGTTGGTTTTTGTGGGTTGAATTTTTGCTTTATTTTTAATTCAAGATTTTTGAAGAGATCTTTTCGCCCTTCTATGCCCTTTTTTGCTTTTTTATTCAGATGCCCGAGAATGTGAAAAGCGACGAAAAGAATCGGGATAAGAAATAAGTTGTAAAAAATCAGCGTTAGAATCAGATTAAATTTCTTCATTATGGTATGTTTATTTTTTTGAAAGCCATATCTCTGGGTTTTGTTGTTGTCGTTCATACCATATTTCAAAATGAACAATTGAACCTTCAATTGAATCCCCGCTTCTGCCTATGACCTGTCCTGACTTTACTGTTTCGCCTTCGTTGACAAATATATCTGATAAGTTAGCATAAACTGTTCTAAAACCACCGTCGTGTGTTATGATGATTATATTTTCAAAACTCGGTAGCCAAAAAATTTTTGAAACGATTCCGTCTGCGACTGCTTTAACCGGGCTATTTTCTGGAACTGCAATATCAACACCATAATTTAGCGTAATAGTTTTAAGGGTAGGGTGTATTTGCTCCCCGAAACGAGATATTATCTTTCCATTATCTACGGGCCATGGAAGTTTACCTCGTAGTTTAGCGAAGTTTCCTTCTATTTTTGGAATTTCTACATCTGTTTTCTTCTGTTCAAGTTTTCTTTTCCTTTCTTCTTCAATTAGTTTTGCGATAACAGTTTCAAGCTCCTTAATTGCTTTTTTCCTCCGTTCAAGTTGTATTTGCAAATTTTGTTTATCTTTCCTTATCTTCGCAAGGATTTCTCTTTTTTCTCTTATGCTTGCCTGAAGATTAAGTTCTTCTTTTTCTTTCTGATTGACCAGATCCTTTTGTTTTGATAAGACAGATTCAAGTTCATTTTTTTGTTCTTTTAACTTCGTATGTAATGCGTAGATGGAGTCAATTGTCTTTTTTCTGTATTCTGTAAATTTTTTAAGGTAAACAGTTCGCGTCAACATTTGATTAATTGATTTTGCGGTTAAAATCAATTCAAGATCGTGAGTTCTGCCCCGTTTGTAAAGTGCCCTGACATATTTAGCATACTGCTCTTTTAAGGTTTGGATTTCGCTTTCGGATTTGTAAATTTCGGTCTGAAGCTGATGGATCTGTTGTTCGTTTTCTTTGATTTGTTTTTTCAATTCAGCAATTAATCGTCTCAAGAGATTATCTTTCCTTTCGTAATCATCTATTAATTCCAGTGTGATCTTTTCTTCTCTTTGTGCTTGTTTAATTTTGTTTTCAAAAATCTCTATCTCTTTGCGAAGGCGATTTAACTCTTCTCTTTTTTGCTTTATTTTATCCTGCGAGTTTTGCTCAGTGGTTGTGAGAAAAATTAGCAATAAACTTAAAATCCAAACTCTTTCCATCGTTGAGTGATACTTTCTTTGACTTTTTCATCCATTTTTATAACTTCAAGCCACGGCTTGTGATGTCCTTCTTCTTCAAATTTTCTCGTGCAATCAATTGCCATTCGGCGACCAAAATAGGGAAGAACGCGATAATTTAAATTTCTCTCGTCAAAAAATATATCTCTCTCGGGATCAAATCTCGTAAATATCCCCCACACAAGTTCAGTTTTATCGTGGATGTTAACCTCTTCATCTACAATGAACATAATTCTGATCTTTCTACCGATGTCAAGATTCCATATTTCTCTTGCTATCTCTCTGGCTTTAAATGGTTTATCTTTTTTGATTTTTATTACAAGAATTCCATCAACTGGTCTTAATTCATCAATGATCTCGCTTTTACCTTTCAATTCAGGTATATCAATTTTCTCTATCTCAAACGGTTGTCTTTCTTTTTTAGGGGTTGCATCAATTCCAAGTTTTGAACCGTGGTCCGTTGTTGGTCCTGCGACATCAAGTGTATCAGTGTGGGCATCTCTTACGAAGATCAAATCTTGTGAAAAGTCAACCCATTTTAAAATTTCAATTGCGACATCTTTTAGGTTTTCTGGATTTATGTTTTTGTCAACAGCTATCAAAATTTTAGTTAAAGAAAGTTGTCCAAGTCCCCAAACTCCCATCATTGCTTTAACTGCTTGTCGTGGGAAGTAGCTCTCAACAGATAAAATGCCCAAGTTATGGAAGCCAGCTTCTTCACTTATATACATCTTTTCTATTTCGGGAAGTTGCATTTTTATGATGGGGAAGAAAATTTCAGATATTGCTTTTCCAATCCAAGTATCTTCCATCGGAGGTTTTCCAACTATTGTTGCTGGGTAAATCGCATCTTTTCTATGAGTGATTGCAGTGACATGCAAAACGGGAAATGGTTCAGAAAGTGAATAATATCCGAAATGATCACCAAACGGACCTTCAGTCCTGCGTTCAAATGGATAAGCATAACCTTCAATTATAAATTCAGCGTTTGCCGGAACTAATATTGGGATTGTTTTCGCTTTTACAAGACGAATTTTTTCATTAAGAAGATATGAGGCAAACATAAGTTCATCAAGATTAGGTGGTAGAGGGACGATTGCAGAAAAGATTAGCGCTGGATGTCCGCCAATTGCGATGGCTACAGGAAGTGGTTTGTTAAGTTTTTCAGCTTTCCAATAGTGATAAGCTCCTGTTTTATGGCTTTGCCAATGAAGCCCTGCGGTTTTTTCGTCATAAAGTTGAATTCTATACATCCCAACATTTCTTTTTCCCGTTTCTGGATCGTGAGTTATAACAAGTGGTAACGTGATGAACTTGCCTCCATCTTTAGGCCAGCATTTCAGCACAGGAATTTCAAAAAGGTTGGGATTAAGATTTACCACTTCTTGAACAGGCGCGTTTTTAACAACTTTAGGTTTTAACGCTTTGAAAAGTTTAAAGAAATATCTTCTATTTTTGTAAATGTTTTTAGGCGTAGGTTTTTCAGTTAGAAATTCAACAAGCCATTTGAAAGTTTCCGCAGGTTCATTTTTGATTGCAAGCTTAACTCTCTCGTATGTTCCAAGTAGATTTATCGTTACGGGAAACTTACTATCTTTAACGTTTTTAAATAAAAGAGCCGGACCGCTTGATTTTACAACCCTGTCTGCGATCTCGGTAATTTCAAGCTCTGTGGAAACTTCAGCGTTAATTTCTTTAAGTTCGTTTCTTTCCCTTAAAATCTTCAGGAAACTTCTTAAATCTTGAGCCAATGCGATGAAATTTTTTGTTTGTAAAATTTTTAGTATAATTTAACAAAATTCAGATGGGCTTACAAACAAAAAATTACTTTGTAATGTCAGCTGCACTTTTCACGGGCTTTCCGGGATTTATCGGGGCGAGGTTGATAAAAAGACTGTTTGATTATAGGCGGGATATAGAGAGGTTTTATCTTATTGTTCAGGAAAAGTATCTTTCTCTTGCGAATGAGACGATCAAAAAAATTCTCACAGAATTTCCGTCAATGTCAAAAGCATTTCAAGTTATAATAGGTGATATCACTCTACCAAATCTTGGAATTGAAAGTCCAGAGAAGATTAAAGATGAAATAACGGAATGTTTTCATCTTGCAGCTGTTTATGATCTTGCTGTTCCTTTTGAGGTGGGTTACCGAGTAAATGTTTTGGGGACTGAAAATGTTGTTAATTTTTTGAAAAATTGTCCCAATTTGCGAAAATTTAACTATGTAAGCACAGCTTATGTTTCCGGTCTTGCGACTGGAGTTTTTAGTGAAGATGATTTTGACCTCGGACAGGGTTTTAAAAATTTTTATGAGCAGACGAAATTTCTCGCTGAAAAAGTTGTGAGAGAAAATCAGAAGTTTATTCCCACGACGATTTATAGACCAGGGATAGTTGTTGGTGATTCAAAAACTGGTGAAACCGCTAAATTTGATGGACCTTATTATGTCATTCTTTTGATGCTAAAGCTCCCAAACTATTCCCCGTTTCCTAAAGTTGGATCGGGTGAGGCAGAAGTTAACATTGTTCCTGTGGATTATGTGGTTGATTCAATTGCTTATTTGAGTGGACTTGATGAGACAGTTGGAAAAGTTTTTCATCTTACAGATCCGAGACCACACAAGGTTTTTGAGTTGGTTCAAATTTTCGCTGAACGGCTTGGAAAAAGTTTTATTTATTTCCGCATTTCACCCCAAACAATGAAAAAGTTGATGAAACCTCAATTCTTGCAAAGAGTTGTTGGTATTCCTGTGCAGTTGATTGATTACTTTGATCATCATATTCATTATGATTGTAGTTTTACAACTTCAATTTTAGAGCGAGGTTATATAAGGTGTCCAGATTTGCTTGATTATGTTGATGTCATGATTGAGTTCGTTCGTAGGAATAAAGGTAGGATTGCAAGACGGGGCTTAAGTTAAGGTAATTTTTGAGTTTAAATTCAAAAGGTTTTAAATTTAATCTGCACAAATTAAAAACAAAACCAAAAAGAACATGGCACATATAAAATTTGGAACTGATGGTTGGAGAGGTATAATTGCCAAAGATTTCACATTTGAGAATTTAACGAAGGTTGCAATTGCAACCGCCAAATTTTATAAAAGACATAAAAAAGCTAAAAACGGACTTGTCATAGGATATGACACAAGATTTCTCTCACGAGAGTTTGCTGAACATGTTGCAACCGTGATATCGAATTTTGGAATAAAGGTTTTACTGTCCGACGGATATTGCCCAACGCCTGCAGTTTCATTAGCAATTCCAAAATTTAATTGTGCTGGAGGAGTTGTTATAACCGCAAGCCATAATCCTTATAAATACAATGGCTATAAGCTAAAAGCGGATTTCGGCGGTCCTGAAGAGATTGAGAACATAGAAAAAGTTGAAAAAGAAGCGAATAAACTCCCAAAGTCAGAAATTGAAAAAGTGAAAAAGTCATTTGAACAGCTAAAGGATAAGGGATTAATTGAACTTGTTGACTTGAAAAAAATTTACATTGATGATTTAAAAACGAAAATAGATGTTGAAGCAATAGAAAGATCAGGGCTGAAAATAGCTCACGATGCGATGTATGGAGCAGGGCAAAAGATTTTGAATGAGATTATACCTTCAGCGGTTGTCATTCATAATGAATTTAATCCTTCATTTGGTGGAGTAAGTCCTGAACCAATTGCGAAAAATCTTGCCGAATTAATGCGACTTGTTCCAGAGAAAGGTTTTGATGTAGGTCTTGCAACGGATGGGGACGCAGATAGAATTGGCGCTGTTGATGAAAAAGGAAATTTCGTAGATCCGCAAAGAGTATTTGCGATTTTGTTAAAGTATTTTTACGAAGATAAAGGTTTAAGAGGCGATGTTGTTAAAACTGTGTCCGTTGGATTAATGGTTGATAAACTTGCGAATAAATATGGCTTAAAAGTTTATGAACTACCTGTTGGTTTTAAACATGTGGCAACGCTTATGGTTACTAAGGATGTGATGATCGGCGGTGAAGAAAGCGGCGGAATCGGAGTTAAAACTCATATACCAGAGCGAGATGGGTTATTTCTTGGATTGACAATTTGTGAAATGATGGTCAAAAGAGGGAAAAAACTTTCTGAAATAGTTGATGAAATTTTTGAAGAAATAGGTCCTCACTATTACAAGAGAATTGATCTTCACACCACAGAAGCACACAAACAGAAAATTCTTGGAAGGCTTAAGAAAGGATTAAAAGAAATTGCGGGTTATAAAGTTAACAATGTCCTAACAATTGATGGATTTAAATTCTTCTTTGATAATGGCTGGCTTCTTGTGAGGGCTTCGGGAACCGAACCATTGTTAAGATTCTATTGTGAAATGGATGATCCTGAGAAAGTTGATAAAGTCCTTGATTGGATTGTCAATCTAAAATAAAAACAAAAAACCCCGACTGTTTGAAGTCGGGGTCGCCCTTAAGTTTTAAGTTGTTCATGTAAATGCGGAATAACCAGTGATGTGCTCTCCAATAATAAGTGTGTGAATGTCGTGTGTCCCTTCATAAGTTTTTACTGATTCAAGATTATTCATATGTCTCATAACTGGATACTCGTTCAATATTCCGTTTGCTCCAAGTATATCTCTTGCAAGGCGTGCGATTTCAAGTGCGTGGTAGACATTATTTCTTTTCGCAAGCGAAACTTGGACGAAGTTAGCTTTACCTTGGTCTTTCAATCTTCCAAGTTGAATGCATAAAAGTTGTGCTTTTGTTATTTCAGTAAGCATGTAAACGAGCTTTTCTTGGACGAGTTGGAACGAGGCAATTGGTTTATCAAATTGTATTCTTGTTTTGGCATATTCAAGGGCTGTTTCATAGCATGCCATAGCAGCACCAACAGCACCCCAAGCAATACCATATCTTGCCTGTGTCAAACACATAAGAGCTGATTTTAAAC is a window from the Candidatus Kryptonium sp. genome containing:
- a CDS encoding peptidoglycan DD-metalloendopeptidase family protein — translated: MERVWILSLLLIFLTTTEQNSQDKIKQKREELNRLRKEIEIFENKIKQAQREEKITLELIDDYERKDNLLRRLIAELKKQIKENEQQIHQLQTEIYKSESEIQTLKEQYAKYVRALYKRGRTHDLELILTAKSINQMLTRTVYLKKFTEYRKKTIDSIYALHTKLKEQKNELESVLSKQKDLVNQKEKEELNLQASIREKREILAKIRKDKQNLQIQLERRKKAIKELETVIAKLIEEERKRKLEQKKTDVEIPKIEGNFAKLRGKLPWPVDNGKIISRFGEQIHPTLKTITLNYGVDIAVPENSPVKAVADGIVSKIFWLPSFENIIIITHDGGFRTVYANLSDIFVNEGETVKSGQVIGRSGDSIEGSIVHFEIWYERQQQNPEIWLSKK
- a CDS encoding lysophospholipid acyltransferase family protein, producing the protein MKNYIEYIAFKFFVFLARLLPLRVLQRLGRSFGIFAYYFLPYRKKVAFENLKNSFPDKSESEIRRILKMAYVNFFITLFEFVSFQKLKPEDLKDLVRMENFNYVTEALSEGRGLILMSGHFGNWELSAIVLGIEINKPLNIIVKTQRNKLVDNEINKWRCKFGNRVIPMEKAYRESLRVLSTGGVVALLADQSAPKEGLFVNFLGRPASTFAGPAVMSLRTGAPIVMGFSIREKNFKYRFVFEKVDFKPSEDENENIIKLTQLHTTILEKYVRQYPDHWLWFHRRWKHSPPQSFQSE
- a CDS encoding phosphoglucomutase/phosphomannomutase family protein, with translation MAHIKFGTDGWRGIIAKDFTFENLTKVAIATAKFYKRHKKAKNGLVIGYDTRFLSREFAEHVATVISNFGIKVLLSDGYCPTPAVSLAIPKFNCAGGVVITASHNPYKYNGYKLKADFGGPEEIENIEKVEKEANKLPKSEIEKVKKSFEQLKDKGLIELVDLKKIYIDDLKTKIDVEAIERSGLKIAHDAMYGAGQKILNEIIPSAVVIHNEFNPSFGGVSPEPIAKNLAELMRLVPEKGFDVGLATDGDADRIGAVDEKGNFVDPQRVFAILLKYFYEDKGLRGDVVKTVSVGLMVDKLANKYGLKVYELPVGFKHVATLMVTKDVMIGGEESGGIGVKTHIPERDGLFLGLTICEMMVKRGKKLSEIVDEIFEEIGPHYYKRIDLHTTEAHKQKILGRLKKGLKEIAGYKVNNVLTIDGFKFFFDNGWLLVRASGTEPLLRFYCEMDDPEKVDKVLDWIVNLK
- a CDS encoding DUF72 domain-containing protein, which produces MSRIYIGTSGYYYKHWVGKFYPEKLIKDKWLEYYSRVFDTVELNTTFYHLPRAKTIEGWIKRTPLYFVFSAKVHQVITHIKKLKNVRSDFYGFMKIIKPLRVYNRLGCILHQFPPTLEYDTSLLSDYISLLPRGYKHVFEFRNVEFFNDTIFLILKENNIALCISHMREIFTPPVSTANFVYFRFHGPEERYRSAYDDEQIESFARLIWNFLVEDKEVFVYFNNDFNAYAVENALNLKRKISKFINSKQIEGKNESN
- a CDS encoding SDR family oxidoreductase; the protein is MGLQTKNYFVMSAALFTGFPGFIGARLIKRLFDYRRDIERFYLIVQEKYLSLANETIKKILTEFPSMSKAFQVIIGDITLPNLGIESPEKIKDEITECFHLAAVYDLAVPFEVGYRVNVLGTENVVNFLKNCPNLRKFNYVSTAYVSGLATGVFSEDDFDLGQGFKNFYEQTKFLAEKVVRENQKFIPTTIYRPGIVVGDSKTGETAKFDGPYYVILLMLKLPNYSPFPKVGSGEAEVNIVPVDYVVDSIAYLSGLDETVGKVFHLTDPRPHKVFELVQIFAERLGKSFIYFRISPQTMKKLMKPQFLQRVVGIPVQLIDYFDHHIHYDCSFTTSILERGYIRCPDLLDYVDVMIEFVRRNKGRIARRGLS
- a CDS encoding 3-deoxy-D-manno-octulosonic acid transferase; translated protein: MNDNNKTQRYGFQKNKHTIMKKFNLILTLIFYNLFLIPILFVAFHILGHLNKKAKKGIEGRKDLFKNLELKIKQKFNPQKPTFWFHSSSLGEFEQAKPLIAKIREKINPNIIVTFFSPSGYEHSKNYPLADVISYIPFDSIFNAKKFTNLIKSHKTYLFLMKYDIWPNHIHMARKNNFTICIANAIVNEKKTSFPQRFFYSTFYELCDYIFLISKNDEKNISKLKLKKPKIFSTGDTRYDQVFIRSKESKKKASLPSNVTKTKNDEKKKIFVVGSSWEDDEKIIIPTIVKIQKYEPKLLTIIVPHEPTEENIRKIEEELADKISFIRFSAIENYTDQKVIIVDAVGYLMSLYAYADVAYVGGSFKQGIHNVLEPATYGIPVIYGPKINNSPEAQNLAKIGGGFIVKDKKEFYKTLRKLLSDEKLRTESGKRSFELVSSNLGATEKIIQFLGLNS
- a CDS encoding M28 family metallopeptidase, which gives rise to MRAIKALLLILIPAMTMFSQITVDNFLTDDAKKAMNYITEDYIRANVQFLSHDLLEGRGTGSRGELLAATYIATQFKLMGLEPGGDKGSYFQMVPLSGITTYPDKEMVVKGKGRTIRFKYYDDFIAVSGVKKDFVSIKDASIVFVGYGIVAPEQNWDDYKGVDVSGKILLMLNDDPPATPEEPNLFGGKARTYYGRWTYKYEIAAKKGALGAIIIHTTPSAGYGWNVVQTSWSGEEFELANDTEPRILLKGWLTEDATKKLLALAGQNLDELVKMAQTRQFKPVDLGLKLSLNMKVKVREIISQNVIGVLRGGDEKLKDEYIIITSHHDHLGIGKPVNGDSIYNGALDNASGVSALLSIAKAFSELKVKPRRSIMFVAVTAEEAGLLGSKYFAQNPPVPPVKMVANLNVDGINIWGKTKDVILIGMEKSTIGEIVSEIASKYQGRYVKPDQFPELGMFYRSDQFNFAKIGVPAIYFDNGVEYINKPEDYGRKVVEEYIAKHYHQPSDEYNDSWVLDGAVEDAKLVFLTAYYLANADKKPEWKPDSEFRLIREQMMR
- a CDS encoding menaquinone biosynthesis decarboxylase yields the protein MAQDLRSFLKILRERNELKEINAEVSTELEITEIADRVVKSSGPALLFKNVKDSKFPVTINLLGTYERVKLAIKNEPAETFKWLVEFLTEKPTPKNIYKNRRYFFKLFKALKPKVVKNAPVQEVVNLNPNLFEIPVLKCWPKDGGKFITLPLVITHDPETGKRNVGMYRIQLYDEKTAGLHWQSHKTGAYHYWKAEKLNKPLPVAIAIGGHPALIFSAIVPLPPNLDELMFASYLLNEKIRLVKAKTIPILVPANAEFIIEGYAYPFERRTEGPFGDHFGYYSLSEPFPVLHVTAITHRKDAIYPATIVGKPPMEDTWIGKAISEIFFPIIKMQLPEIEKMYISEEAGFHNLGILSVESYFPRQAVKAMMGVWGLGQLSLTKILIAVDKNINPENLKDVAIEILKWVDFSQDLIFVRDAHTDTLDVAGPTTDHGSKLGIDATPKKERQPFEIEKIDIPELKGKSEIIDELRPVDGILVIKIKKDKPFKAREIAREIWNLDIGRKIRIMFIVDEEVNIHDKTELVWGIFTRFDPERDIFFDERNLNYRVLPYFGRRMAIDCTRKFEEEGHHKPWLEVIKMDEKVKESITQRWKEFGF
- the waaF gene encoding lipopolysaccharide heptosyltransferase II gives rise to the protein MNIDIKNWKKILIIQTAFIGDVVLALPLLQVLRRKLPNAEIDFMLIPKTAELLKNHPDVNEVIVFDKKNKDRGLSGIFKLAKKVALKRYDVVFILQRHFRSALIPFLAKIKIRVGFNKSAFKFLYTHIVKYEKIHEIERNLSLLKPFGIETSRKELPNLYPSDDEKLYVDQLLSGVNSKIISIAPGSVWETKRWLKEKFAELAKLLSDDGFVIALVGGVEDFKLCEEIKTMSDAKNVINFCGKLSLLQTAELIRRSVLLVSNDSAPMHIAVAMRTPVVAIFGSTVPEFGFYPYGEKDRVVQVENLYCRPCGTHGRKKCPEGHFKCMKLIDSERVYLEVKSLIQEIE